One genomic region from Haloarcula taiwanensis encodes:
- a CDS encoding histidine kinase, with protein sequence MTDRIRVLHVDDDTAIVEAATSALEQAHCGITVETETSVADGLERLDSGTFGCVVAGYELPEQTGVEFLDAVRKRAPDLPFVLFASEGSEAAASDAISAGVTEYIRADGGAEPYARLAHTVVDAVERTADDIEYTQSTRRERAIEELHSTARAFMRATTADAVAQITVDTARTILNMPANGVHFADGERLYPVAWTEQVEEFLGTPPVFEAGESLAWQAFETGEAKVHDDITSVPGRYNPETDIRSEIILPLGDHGVLLVGSCETGAFDETDVTLAQTLSVHATAALNRLDRDHQLREEREFIDQALDTLDDLFYVVDTDGSLRRWNERIPEVTGYSDDEIDGMSVSEFFPGDEHETIASAIHETRSGGRVTVEAEVLTADGERIPYEFSGTRLTDTDGAVSGTVGIGRDISQHRAYEQQLERQNERLNEFTSIVSHDLRNPLTIAEGNLELAREECDSDALDTVSRAHERMRALIDDLLAFARAGETATDLETVALADIVEECWQSVKDEQATLVVEDDRQIRADTAKLRRLLSNLIRNSVEHGSAGAQMSADGDADQRGGGVTVRIGVIEELDQHGFYVADDGPGIPEDDRQQAFEGGYSTGESGTGFGLKIVQRIAEVHGWTVTATESEAGGARFEVTGLDPA encoded by the coding sequence ATGACCGACCGGATTCGCGTTCTCCACGTCGACGACGACACGGCTATCGTCGAGGCGGCCACGAGCGCTCTGGAACAGGCGCACTGTGGCATTACGGTCGAGACGGAGACGAGCGTCGCCGACGGACTCGAACGGCTCGACAGTGGGACGTTCGGCTGTGTCGTCGCGGGCTATGAGCTGCCGGAGCAGACCGGCGTCGAGTTCCTCGATGCGGTCCGCAAGCGAGCGCCGGACCTGCCGTTCGTGCTGTTCGCCAGTGAGGGGAGCGAAGCAGCCGCAAGCGACGCGATTTCCGCGGGCGTCACCGAGTACATCCGGGCCGATGGCGGGGCCGAACCGTACGCACGACTGGCACACACCGTCGTCGACGCCGTCGAGCGGACGGCCGATGACATCGAATACACACAGAGTACACGTCGTGAACGCGCTATTGAAGAGCTTCACTCCACCGCCAGGGCGTTCATGCGAGCCACGACTGCGGATGCGGTTGCGCAGATCACAGTGGACACTGCCAGGACAATCCTCAACATGCCGGCCAACGGCGTCCACTTCGCCGACGGCGAGCGTCTGTATCCGGTCGCCTGGACCGAACAGGTCGAGGAATTCCTCGGCACGCCGCCGGTGTTCGAGGCCGGAGAATCACTCGCGTGGCAGGCTTTCGAAACCGGTGAGGCGAAGGTCCACGACGATATCACGTCGGTTCCGGGCCGGTACAATCCAGAGACCGATATCCGTAGCGAGATCATCCTCCCGCTCGGGGACCACGGCGTCCTCCTCGTCGGCTCGTGCGAGACAGGTGCATTCGATGAGACGGACGTTACGCTCGCACAGACGCTCTCCGTCCACGCGACAGCGGCCCTCAATCGTCTCGACCGCGACCACCAGCTCCGCGAGGAACGGGAGTTCATCGATCAAGCGCTCGATACGCTTGACGACCTCTTCTACGTCGTCGACACGGACGGCAGCCTCCGGCGGTGGAACGAGCGCATCCCCGAAGTCACAGGATACAGCGACGACGAGATCGACGGGATGTCCGTCTCTGAGTTCTTCCCGGGTGACGAGCACGAGACGATCGCTTCGGCGATACATGAGACACGAAGCGGCGGCCGGGTAACTGTCGAAGCAGAGGTCCTGACTGCCGATGGAGAGCGGATTCCATACGAGTTTTCGGGTACTCGGTTGACAGACACCGATGGAGCAGTTTCTGGGACGGTGGGTATCGGCCGGGACATCTCCCAGCACAGGGCATACGAACAGCAGTTGGAACGCCAGAACGAGCGCCTCAATGAGTTCACAAGCATCGTCAGCCACGACCTCCGGAACCCGCTGACTATCGCGGAGGGGAATCTGGAACTGGCCAGAGAAGAATGTGACAGCGACGCACTCGACACGGTATCGCGTGCCCACGAGCGAATGCGAGCGCTGATAGACGACCTCCTAGCGTTTGCACGTGCCGGAGAAACGGCGACCGACCTCGAAACCGTCGCGCTCGCCGACATCGTTGAGGAATGCTGGCAGAGCGTCAAAGATGAACAGGCAACGCTCGTCGTCGAGGACGACCGACAGATTCGGGCAGACACGGCAAAGCTCCGTCGACTGTTATCGAACCTTATCCGCAACAGTGTGGAACACGGGTCCGCGGGCGCTCAGATGTCGGCTGACGGAGACGCTGACCAGCGTGGCGGGGGCGTAACTGTGCGAATCGGTGTCATTGAAGAGCTGGACCAGCACGGCTTCTACGTCGCCGACGACGGGCCGGGCATCCCTGAGGACGACCGCCAGCAGGCGTTTGAAGGAGGCTATTCGACTGGCGAGAGCGGGACCGGGTTCGGTCTCAAAATCGTCCAGCGAATCGCCGAGGTCCACGGGTGGACGGTCACAGCTACCGAGAGCGAGGCCGGCGGCGCACGGTTCGAGGTGACAGGCCTCGACCCCGCCTGA
- a CDS encoding ABC transporter ATP-binding protein yields the protein MSSQRPARQGPRTAEQSAASRDGATPALAVEGLSKQFGSGSDAVTAVDDVSFRIEQGTVVGLLGPNGAGKTTTIKSILGLVLPDSGSVRVQGIDMSEHPRAAYRHVDGMLEGARNDYWRLTVRENLRYFSTIKGVKPAAVADRHERLLAKLDLLEKADEPVRDLSRGMKQKVSLASVLASESELVFLDEPTLGLDVESSLTLRRELRRIVDERDLTAVVSSHDMDVIEDVCDRVIIMNDGEIIADDSVAAVLDQFTANAFAVTSPDITDALLATIRERFEVVDVTNVERGRRVEVATDSDGFYRLLALCRDHSVTLTGVGTVEPDLEDVFVEITGQERKGPGR from the coding sequence ATGTCATCCCAGCGCCCTGCTCGGCAGGGTCCGCGGACCGCCGAGCAGTCGGCTGCGTCGAGAGACGGAGCGACGCCTGCACTCGCCGTCGAGGGGCTGTCGAAGCAGTTCGGCAGCGGTTCGGACGCGGTGACGGCCGTCGACGACGTGTCGTTTCGCATCGAGCAGGGCACGGTCGTCGGCCTGCTGGGACCCAACGGGGCGGGCAAGACGACGACGATAAAATCGATTCTCGGGCTGGTGTTGCCTGATTCCGGGAGTGTCCGGGTGCAAGGTATCGACATGAGCGAGCACCCGCGGGCAGCGTACCGTCACGTCGACGGGATGCTCGAAGGGGCGCGAAACGACTACTGGCGGCTGACTGTCCGTGAGAACCTGCGCTATTTCTCGACCATCAAGGGTGTCAAGCCGGCTGCTGTTGCCGACCGACACGAGCGCCTGCTGGCGAAACTCGACCTCCTGGAGAAGGCCGACGAACCGGTCCGAGACCTCTCCCGCGGGATGAAACAGAAGGTGTCGCTGGCGAGTGTACTTGCCAGCGAGTCCGAACTGGTGTTTCTCGACGAGCCGACGCTTGGGCTGGACGTCGAAAGCTCGCTGACGTTGCGGCGGGAACTGCGCCGCATCGTCGACGAGCGCGACCTCACAGCGGTCGTCAGCAGCCACGACATGGACGTCATCGAGGACGTCTGTGACCGGGTTATCATCATGAACGACGGGGAGATCATCGCAGACGACAGCGTGGCGGCTGTGCTCGACCAGTTCACCGCGAACGCCTTCGCCGTCACCAGTCCGGACATCACCGATGCCCTGCTTGCGACGATTCGGGAGCGCTTCGAGGTGGTCGACGTGACGAACGTCGAGCGGGGGCGGCGAGTCGAGGTGGCGACCGACAGCGACGGGTTCTACCGCTTGCTGGCCCTGTGCCGGGACCACAGCGTGACGCTGACTGGCGTCGGCACAGTCGAACCAGACCTTGAGGACGTGTTCGTCGAGATTACCGGGCAGGAACGGAAGGGGCCGGGCCGATGA
- a CDS encoding ABC transporter permease: protein MTASADTHTDGSEDARAGMQAGYLDLARAVLYREYLIFVRYPANAVGGVVISVFFFGLLFYGGRMLAGQAITDSIEGIIVGYFLWSLSVGAYQSISNDIGSEAQWGTLERHVMTPFGFAPVAFCKGVAKVVRTFITSTVVLAVMLAITGTSLQLNVLTVVVVASLTIASVLGLGFAAGGVAVLYKRIGNWLNLLQFGFIILISAPVFELGWTRILPLAHGSALLQRAMVDGTRLWQFSPVDLGLLIGVPVGYVLFGYVVFQYTTRRARRLGVLGDY, encoded by the coding sequence ATGACCGCGAGCGCCGACACGCACACGGACGGCAGTGAGGATGCCCGTGCCGGCATGCAGGCGGGCTATCTCGATCTCGCACGGGCGGTGCTGTACCGCGAGTACCTCATCTTCGTCCGCTATCCGGCCAACGCCGTCGGCGGGGTCGTCATCTCGGTGTTTTTCTTCGGCCTGCTGTTTTACGGCGGTCGGATGCTCGCCGGGCAGGCGATAACAGACTCCATCGAGGGAATCATCGTCGGCTACTTCCTGTGGTCGCTTTCGGTCGGGGCCTACCAGTCGATTTCGAACGATATCGGCAGCGAAGCCCAGTGGGGCACCCTCGAACGGCACGTCATGACGCCGTTTGGCTTCGCGCCGGTCGCGTTCTGCAAGGGGGTCGCGAAAGTTGTCCGGACGTTCATCACCTCGACAGTGGTGCTTGCAGTGATGCTTGCGATTACCGGAACGTCGCTCCAGTTGAACGTCCTCACCGTCGTCGTGGTCGCGTCGCTGACTATCGCCTCGGTGCTGGGGCTGGGCTTCGCGGCCGGCGGCGTCGCGGTACTGTACAAACGCATCGGGAACTGGCTCAATCTGCTCCAGTTCGGGTTCATCATCCTCATCTCCGCGCCCGTGTTCGAACTCGGCTGGACGCGAATTCTGCCGCTGGCTCACGGGAGTGCGCTCCTGCAGCGAGCGATGGTCGACGGGACCCGACTCTGGCAGTTTTCCCCCGTCGACCTGGGTCTCCTCATCGGTGTCCCGGTCGGCTACGTCCTGTTCGGGTACGTCGTGTTCCAGTACACGACCCGGCGAGCCAGACGGCTCGGCGTGCTCGGCGACTACTGA